The genomic segment TGAATATCAGTTGTGTCTAGTCCATGTTCTGTATTGTATTTCAATGATTCTCTAAGCTGAAATTCCTCTAATCCTTCAATCCGGCTATATAAAGATCGCGACAATTCTGCATCTATATCATTTTCTTCTCTTAGAattaagaaataaattaaaaaaactgaCAGACTTGCTATAATCACATAAGGTTCATACCATAACCTAGGTTCGTAATGTACGCCAGTTCTACTAGACTCTGCTTTGTAGTGACTAGCTGGACTGGCAGAAAATTTAACAGGGCGATCATTTGGAAATTCTTGATTAAATCTTGAACCACAACTTATATTTCTTTTGTTAATGCTAAAAATGTAGATTATTAATATTGAAAAATAAGGCTACGAAGAATCTTACTTGTTTGGTATTTTAACCGcccttaaaaatctattaaatattagtctatacataatttatttttaagttcaaATTTCAAAtcagataaaaataataatgatattaTTAGGTTATGTTCATCttcttatttgttttgtttgaagTAATTCCATAGAATAATCGAACACACATtatgtgttcggttgttctctggtaATTCGTCGGGGACTCGGGgaatttgtctttttaaaatttgaggggtttcatgtttattaaaatagaagaagaaaatagtTGTCATAGCAGCCGATTAAAGTTTCAAATTGTTTACAAATGTCtgatttaaatttaaatcatATAATTTTAACACTAAATTAAATCTCAATTGATTTCCCACAACATGGAAAACATTGAAGGagtaaataatgaagaaaaaatatcGTCTATCAAAAAAATGTGTATAAGTTTACAAAGTGAAAacagaaaagaaagaaaacaaacaTTGATTGATTTAGAATCATTTTTAAGTAGCAAAGAAAATGTATTCAGTAACCAGGAATTGCAAACTATATTTGTTGATATACATATACACGTTATAAATGGCTTAAGAGATAAGGCCGAAAGCGTCCGTGAACAAACTattcattttttaaatgtttttctaaTAGATAAACTTCCAATAAATGACTATTACCTAACTTATGTAGTTCCAATACTAGTTGAAAGATTGGGATCTGTCGAGATTATAGAGGAATCTGAAGAAATTAGACTTCAGCTAGTTCAGTTTTTAAATTCCATAATTGCAAAATACGCTAATACTGCCCAGCTTGTTCCTTTTTTAAATGATTCTGTTATTATACTAGCAGAAAGCGTTAAGGATAAGTATCCGGCTATAAAAGAACTTAGCTGCCAAACAATAGTAAATCTTTCCATTGCATTACCTAAAGATTTCCACAAACAAGCTGAATCGTTAGTAAAACCTGTACTAACATGTTTCTCTCATCAGAGATATAAAGTAAGGATAGAAGCAATAAAATCAATTGGAGAAATTATTATGCATAGCAGTTATAAAGCACTAGATGAAAGTGTAGGACCTCTTGCTGAGAAACTATTTGACCAGATCCCTATGGTAAGAAGAGCTGTTGGGCAGGTAGGTAATTAAGAtgtgttataaaataaattgatttatttactATCCTAACATATCAGCCAATAAAGAGGTACCCTAAAACTGAATTCTGTCAAACTTACAGGTCCTAACACCACATATTGTATTCACATTACCTAGCATTTCCTGTACCCTATCATTTTCAGTAGATTCCACATAACTCATCTGTCTATGGAATATCTAGTGATGGGTACTTAAAGATTGGATATTTTAGTTCactatttgtttttatattattaaaatatattctaTGTCTTTAACATGTAAAAATACTAACATTTATTGACAGTGGTGATGTCCTAGCCAGAAGCAGAACATATGAAAACACAAAAACAGTTAAGACTTTTTTAAGAGGTGATGCTCTTGCTTACCTTAGCAGCTATACTTTTACTCTATGGTAGTGTGTGACTTTAGGTACTTCACACGTAGTGTATGTTGCTTTAGTCTCTTTCCTATTTGTTGagtttcttttattcttttagttTAGCGTATTTTGTAGCATCCTCTCATAATCTActttaccttttttatttttataatttctgtaataGTCCTTACTGTTAAACTATTCTTTGATAGGTATGGATTTCTTTAATGTGTTTTCTGGTATTATccttcctatttttttttttaccagctatacCCTTTCCTGGCCTAATTGACTACATGCAAAAAGGCAATGTTTGGTTTGATCCTCCATGCCACACATTATGCACCAAAGGTTGATTGTCATTTGTCTTTCCAATTTTATAAGTATAGATCCTGAAAGACCATGGCACCTCAAACATTGtgagaaataaaaattagtgTGTCTAAATTTGCAGGGCTCTATGTTGGGGATAAGTAACCTCATTcaattttctttagttttttgTTAAGGCCACTCTCTCCCTTCCACTGTCTCACACTATTTTTTCTGCTTTTTTCCTTGATCTTCTTTATATATCCCCCTTCTCTTATTATACATTATTCTCTATTATACATATAGTCACCCTCTCCTTTACAATTAACTGGGTTAGTACAACTCCTACCATCACTTGTTTAGCAATTGTTGAGGTTGTCCTAAATGCGCTTACCACCCTTATAGACCAC from the Diabrotica undecimpunctata isolate CICGRU chromosome 1, icDiaUnde3, whole genome shotgun sequence genome contains:
- the LOC140441183 gene encoding uncharacterized protein, which encodes MYRLIFNRFLRAVKIPNNINKRNISCGSRFNQEFPNDRPVKFSASPASHYKAESSRTGVHYEPRLWYEPYVIIASLSVFLIYFLILREENDIDAELSRSLYSRIEGLEEFQLRESLKYNTEHGLDTTDIHKRLAEIEIEKREKTAT